A DNA window from Streptomyces asoensis contains the following coding sequences:
- a CDS encoding ATP/GTP-binding protein — translation MDSDGTQDARGTHANPVPRPAGPPRPPSAPPRPDRAPGLPPAVMPSPRAASTVADWLDEERPAARTGIWRLGYRPPSAPRTAERLAPVTVVGMLVPLVIALVLWSLWRRGGLPYQFTLLRLFTPDDWWWGGTIASPKSMEGAEARVVYDGVFFAVLVYAMGRLGSWPHAVRHFVARRPQPARALVALLGALAALAFVFPGAFGVGWDALPVVDPLFSLIVLVSGSYELFASPLFTNALYAVITALVVWPFARVGGWLPYGRQLLAARRAGPEQVRPALARPLSQWPGLRDAGQDEAADLLTAELAAGRMNDVDCVRVRRAWTAGLTEFRDTVLRRGGAAWAHPSGARDLPRRGARHDLLTGQVRVGRWVAAERTPVAYHDAGAALGPDVLGTSLLAVGPSGSGKTRTLIEPLTEALALQALTGACAVVAVSSPGSGPLGSDSAFDVIVRIGDPSSVHDLDPYAGSDDPDEAAAVLAEALVGDLDTVSAQGATTALAQLLGPYRSAYGRFPALPGLRELLEGEPAALAALREAVAGDEVMRRELEARVRQTGTPGDAGRALADRLALLSRPVFAEFFGGGGEAHRAFSLRAVAHHPLRVRVDLPERGHEEASRLITRLVLAQFHTVVRERREHFACLVLDDATGAVTDGSVRRLQRLRSQNAGVVLALRTIGDVPEALHGPLYGAVGCRMAFSGITTWDGSRFAQTWGTEWVETTEVAKHTVFADQPMTRAIHALRKLVTGKAVTTDAVTVREVERERWSASRLAHEVPAGHAVLSLTSTAGEHAPPLLVDLRG, via the coding sequence ATGGACAGCGACGGGACGCAGGACGCCCGGGGCACGCACGCGAATCCCGTGCCCCGCCCGGCGGGACCGCCGCGGCCGCCCTCGGCGCCGCCCCGGCCGGACCGGGCGCCGGGTCTCCCACCTGCCGTGATGCCCTCCCCGCGGGCGGCATCCACCGTCGCCGACTGGCTCGACGAGGAGCGGCCCGCGGCCAGGACCGGGATCTGGCGCCTCGGGTACCGGCCGCCGAGCGCCCCGCGCACGGCCGAGCGGCTCGCGCCGGTGACCGTCGTCGGCATGCTGGTGCCGCTGGTGATCGCGCTGGTGCTGTGGTCGCTGTGGCGCCGGGGCGGTCTGCCGTACCAGTTCACCCTGCTGAGGCTGTTCACCCCGGACGACTGGTGGTGGGGCGGCACGATCGCCTCCCCGAAGTCCATGGAGGGCGCCGAGGCGCGCGTGGTGTACGACGGGGTGTTCTTCGCCGTCCTCGTCTACGCGATGGGCCGGCTGGGCAGCTGGCCGCACGCGGTGCGGCACTTCGTCGCACGCAGGCCGCAGCCCGCGCGGGCCCTCGTCGCCCTGCTGGGCGCGCTCGCCGCCCTCGCCTTCGTCTTCCCCGGCGCCTTCGGGGTCGGCTGGGACGCCCTGCCCGTCGTCGACCCGCTGTTCTCGCTGATCGTGCTGGTCTCCGGCAGCTACGAGCTGTTCGCCTCGCCCCTGTTCACGAACGCCCTGTACGCCGTCATCACCGCGCTGGTGGTGTGGCCGTTCGCCCGGGTCGGCGGCTGGCTGCCGTACGGCAGGCAGCTGCTCGCCGCCCGCCGGGCCGGTCCCGAACAGGTCCGGCCGGCGCTCGCTCGGCCGCTCTCCCAGTGGCCCGGGCTGCGCGACGCCGGCCAGGACGAGGCCGCCGACCTGCTGACCGCCGAGCTGGCCGCCGGCCGGATGAACGACGTGGACTGCGTGCGGGTGCGCCGGGCGTGGACGGCGGGGCTCACGGAGTTCCGGGACACCGTGCTGCGCCGGGGCGGGGCGGCCTGGGCCCATCCGTCCGGCGCCCGTGATCTGCCCCGGCGCGGCGCGCGCCACGATCTGCTCACCGGACAGGTGCGGGTCGGCCGCTGGGTGGCCGCCGAACGCACGCCCGTCGCCTATCACGACGCGGGCGCCGCGCTCGGCCCGGACGTGCTGGGCACCTCGCTGCTCGCGGTCGGGCCGTCCGGGTCGGGCAAGACCAGGACCCTGATCGAGCCGCTGACCGAGGCGCTGGCGCTCCAGGCGCTCACCGGGGCGTGCGCCGTCGTCGCGGTGTCCTCGCCCGGCAGCGGCCCGCTCGGTTCCGACTCCGCGTTCGACGTGATCGTCCGGATCGGGGACCCCTCGTCCGTGCACGACCTGGACCCGTACGCGGGCAGCGACGACCCCGACGAGGCGGCGGCGGTCCTCGCCGAGGCGCTGGTCGGGGATCTCGACACGGTGAGCGCTCAGGGCGCGACCACGGCCCTCGCCCAGCTGCTGGGCCCCTACCGGAGCGCGTACGGGCGCTTCCCCGCCCTCCCCGGGCTGCGCGAGCTCCTGGAGGGCGAGCCGGCCGCGCTGGCCGCGCTGCGCGAGGCCGTGGCAGGCGACGAGGTGATGCGGCGCGAGCTGGAGGCGCGGGTGCGGCAGACGGGGACGCCGGGCGACGCGGGCCGGGCCCTCGCCGACCGGCTGGCGCTGCTGAGCCGCCCGGTGTTCGCGGAGTTCTTCGGCGGCGGTGGCGAGGCGCACCGGGCGTTCTCGCTGCGCGCCGTCGCCCACCACCCGCTGCGGGTCCGCGTGGACCTGCCCGAGCGGGGGCACGAGGAGGCCTCCCGGCTGATCACCCGGCTGGTCCTCGCCCAGTTCCACACCGTCGTGCGGGAGCGGCGCGAGCACTTCGCCTGTCTGGTCCTGGACGATGCCACGGGCGCCGTCACCGACGGCTCGGTGCGCCGGCTCCAGCGGCTGCGCTCGCAGAACGCGGGCGTGGTGCTCGCGCTGCGCACGATCGGTGACGTGCCGGAGGCACTGCACGGGCCGCTGTACGGGGCCGTGGGCTGCCGGATGGCGTTCTCCGGCATCACCACCTGGGACGGCAGCAGGTTCGCGCAGACCTGGGGCACCGAGTGGGTGGAGACCACGGAGGTCGCCAAGCACACGGTCTTCGCCGACCAGCCGATGACCCGCGCCATCCACGCCCTGCGCAAGCTGGTGACCGGCAAGGCGGTGACCACGGACGCGGTGACCGTCCGCGAGGTCGAGCGGGAGCGCTGGTCGGCCTCCCGGCTGGCGCACGAGGTGCCGGCCGGGCACGCGGTGCTGTCCCTGACGAGCACGGCGGGCGAGCACGCGCCGCCGCTGCTGGTGGACCTGCGGGGCTGA